One Sulfurirhabdus autotrophica DNA window includes the following coding sequences:
- a CDS encoding F0F1 ATP synthase subunit delta, which yields MELDWTTFFLEILNFLVLVWILKHFFYRPVLAAINRRRSYIEETLANSTKIQEEALTLKAANETERAAWDKERDALHIKLTEEINAKREHMMAELTEEAEQIREKNRALDDKRQQEWQRATEERALTQATQFTATLLSRLASPELEAKLYALLIEDLQELTPAEASSLLSTSKLSDLLIKVESAYPLSQLHRTELSELLTELIGQTLPVNFSENPTLLCGLQVSIGPWILHANLRDELALFKDSRHSAS from the coding sequence GTGGAACTGGATTGGACAACATTTTTTCTGGAAATACTTAACTTCCTGGTCCTGGTATGGATCCTGAAGCATTTTTTTTATCGCCCGGTACTGGCCGCTATCAATCGACGACGATCGTACATTGAGGAAACACTGGCAAATTCAACAAAAATTCAGGAAGAAGCCTTAACCCTGAAGGCAGCAAATGAAACGGAGCGTGCAGCGTGGGATAAAGAGCGTGATGCTCTTCATATCAAGCTAACCGAGGAAATAAATGCCAAACGCGAGCATATGATGGCTGAACTGACAGAAGAAGCCGAACAGATACGTGAAAAAAATCGCGCTTTAGACGATAAACGACAACAAGAATGGCAACGCGCAACTGAAGAAAGAGCACTGACCCAGGCTACTCAATTTACCGCCACACTTCTATCACGCCTGGCTTCACCAGAACTGGAAGCCAAGCTGTACGCTTTACTGATTGAGGATTTACAAGAATTAACACCAGCGGAAGCGTCATCACTCTTATCCACTTCCAAACTTTCAGATTTACTCATTAAAGTAGAAAGTGCCTACCCTTTGAGCCAATTACATCGCACAGAATTAAGCGAACTTCTAACTGAGCTAATCGGCCAAACATTACCAGTTAATTTCAGCGAGAACCCCACGCTTCTCTGTGGTTTGCAAGTCAGCATAGGCCCATGGATATTGCATGCCAACCTGCGTGATGAGCTCGCTTTATTCAAGGACTCCAGGCACAGTGCTTCCTGA
- a CDS encoding F0F1 ATP synthase subunit alpha, protein MLPEKKLSENSHSPLDIRKEWLKSYQFRTRISEQGTVISVGDGIAWIIGLPSAKMDEIINLADGSQALVFHLAKERIGAILLKQTEQLTAGTTAYLSEKKLSIGVGDGLLGRVVDSLGTPLDGKPAPDLDCQRELDTLSPPIISRDFVNTPLYTGSKIVDTLVPIGKGQRQLIIGDNGTGKSALALDTVINQKDKNVLCVYVLIGQKRSSVVSTIETLRQAGALEYATVVVAEATAMPGLKYLAPFAGCAIAEAWMWQGKDTLIIYDDLTTHARSYRELSLLLRRPPGREAYPGDIFYLHARLLERSTCLASHHGGGSMTALPIVETEQGEIAAYIPTNLISITDGQIYLDTQLFAQGFLPAIDVTKSVSRIGGKAQHPIIKNEAGRMKLDYLQFLELEVFTRFGSRLEASMAARIKRGQTLRELLKQERLAPLSIEFQMAWLVAHNEGLFDNLDRAQIVKQLKRLQQDVETSGMKLADGKEQWHSAVHLWLTENTHEQTA, encoded by the coding sequence GTGCTTCCTGAAAAAAAACTATCCGAAAACTCGCATTCTCCACTTGATATCCGTAAAGAGTGGCTAAAGAGCTATCAATTCCGCACACGTATTTCAGAGCAAGGCACGGTTATTTCGGTAGGTGATGGGATTGCCTGGATAATCGGTTTACCTTCAGCCAAAATGGATGAGATCATTAATCTGGCAGATGGTAGTCAAGCATTGGTCTTTCACCTGGCGAAAGAGCGAATTGGCGCTATATTGTTAAAGCAGACAGAACAGCTTACAGCAGGTACAACCGCCTATCTTTCAGAGAAAAAACTCAGCATAGGCGTGGGGGATGGGTTGCTGGGGCGCGTCGTTGATTCCCTCGGCACCCCGCTGGATGGTAAACCTGCGCCAGACCTTGATTGCCAGAGGGAGTTAGATACCCTCTCCCCCCCCATCATCAGCCGTGATTTTGTCAATACACCCTTGTATACCGGATCGAAAATTGTCGATACGCTGGTACCTATTGGCAAAGGGCAGCGCCAGCTGATCATCGGCGATAATGGAACCGGCAAAAGCGCACTGGCGCTAGATACGGTAATTAACCAAAAAGATAAAAACGTACTCTGTGTCTACGTACTCATTGGGCAAAAGCGCTCTTCAGTGGTAAGCACTATTGAAACCCTTCGCCAGGCAGGGGCGCTGGAGTACGCCACAGTGGTGGTTGCCGAAGCTACTGCTATGCCGGGGCTAAAATACCTTGCCCCTTTTGCAGGTTGCGCGATAGCAGAGGCATGGATGTGGCAAGGTAAAGATACGCTTATTATCTATGACGACCTCACTACCCACGCGCGCAGTTATCGGGAACTCTCACTGTTACTGCGCAGGCCACCAGGCAGGGAAGCCTATCCGGGCGATATTTTCTATCTTCATGCGCGGCTTCTGGAGCGTTCAACCTGCCTTGCATCGCACCACGGTGGCGGTAGCATGACAGCTTTGCCTATCGTTGAAACAGAGCAAGGGGAAATTGCAGCTTATATCCCTACTAATCTCATTTCCATCACCGATGGACAGATTTACCTGGACACACAACTATTTGCTCAGGGTTTTTTACCGGCCATTGATGTAACCAAATCTGTTTCCCGCATTGGCGGCAAAGCACAGCATCCCATTATCAAAAACGAAGCTGGCCGAATGAAGTTGGATTATTTGCAGTTTCTTGAGCTGGAAGTGTTTACCCGATTCGGGTCAAGACTGGAGGCAAGCATGGCCGCAAGAATAAAACGCGGACAAACCCTCAGGGAACTGCTTAAGCAAGAGCGGCTTGCCCCGCTATCAATTGAATTTCAAATGGCCTGGCTTGTTGCCCATAACGAAGGATTATTTGATAACCTCGATCGCGCTCAAATCGTAAAACAACTTAAACGATTGCAGCAAGATGTAGAAACATCCGGGATGAAGCTCGCGGACGGCAAAGAGCAATGGCACAGCGCAGTCCATCTATGGCTGACTGAGAATACCCATGAGCAGACGGCGTAA